The genomic window AGCCCATTTATATAGTTTTTTATGAGTGAATCAGTGAGTATCTCAATAGATTCCGCGCCGACAGTATCTAGTTTTCCAGTAAGCCCTAATTGGCAGATTCCATGTATCCCCGCCCATATAACCTTTGCGGCTCGTTCGCTGAGTTTTATATCATTATCTAGTAGTGGCAGTAAGGGAGCTTCAACAATTTCAAAAAGTTCTTTAATTTTATCTTCATACCAGTCTGGTAATGGTACGTCTTGCGGAAGATTAAACTCAAATAAGGCAGACCATAGATTATAATTATCTTCAGCGAATTCTATATATAAACGAGCTAATTTTTTAACAGCTTTTGCTCCTTTATCCTTCTTATTTATATGCTCTGATATAAATTCTCTCATATCATCAAGGGTTACGGCGTTGATGTGCAGTATATAATTATCATGCCCCTCAAATACATTATGTATGGTATTTACAGTATAGCCGATTTCTCTTGCCGCCGCTCGCGCGCTAAAATTAGAAAAACCGTCTTCAGACATTATTTTTTTGCCAGCCTGAATAGCCATTTCTATTATTTCTTCTTTGCTGTGATCACTTCTTCTTGCCATTATTTATTGCTTTTCCTTAATAAATTATACGGTGTTAAATTTTTATTGTACATTGTGTAATTATGTGCTATGTTCGTTAAATAATCAATAAAAATAACCTAACAAATGAGATGTATTATGGCTTCGTTTGAAAAAAAGATTGCTGGATTTCTTGATTCTGCTGTCAGTCGTAAAATAATTGACAGGCAGGTGGCTAATAATTTGCTTTCTTTTGCTAATAGTGAGGATTTTGAACATAAGGGCTGGTTTTCCCTAAGTCACGCTATGGGAATACTCGGGGCTTTGGCTTTGGCATTTGGTGTGATTCTTATAATTGCCACTAACTGGTGGATGTTTAGTGATATTGCTAAAATATCTGGTTTCATAACTCTTATGGGTAGTTGTCACTTTACCGGTTTATATCTGGCAAAAAATGGTTATGAAAAAGTAGCCGTAAGCCTACATTTGTTGGGTGCTGGGTTATTTATTGCTGGTATCGGGCTTATGGCGCAGATATTTAACCTGTCGTCACAAACAGGAGAATCATTCCTGATTTGGGCGGTAATGATTGCACCTCTTGCCGTTTTGTTACGTAGCGGTCTTGTCGCTCTTCTTTCTATTTTTGCTTTTTCATTATGGGGTGACACATATCTTGATTATCTGTTTTCTTATCGGGCGTTTCCGTCAATCATGGCGTTTAATGCCGCTATAGCTTTATCGTCGGCACTTGGTGGCGTGTTGCTTAAGAAAAAAGCTAGTGATATCGCACCGTATTTGCAAGCTGCCGGTATGATCGGTTTGGTTGGTTTTCTATATTTATTCGGGTTTTATCACAATTTTGGCTATAGTGATTTTAAGGTTGGAAGTGGTGCTTTAATAAGTTTTATCGCCATAATACCAGCCATTGTTATATTGGCTTATTTGTTTATTAGTGGTGGCAATAATACAAAAACCGATCGTTATTTCTTGCTTACGATGTTATGTGCATTTTTTACAATAACACTTGCGATTATTCTGCCAGTTATCGGAGTTAATAAGGATAGTTACATAAGATATATTTCTTTTGGCTGGACGCAGGAAAAATATACTCTTCCGCTTATAATAAGCGTATTCGCGTGGGTTTCATATTTTGTGTTTGCTTTCTGGGGTGTTATTCATGGCGCGCTATCCCATGACCGCTGGTTGCTTAATTCAAGCGTATTTTTGGTGGGGCTTGGTATTTTTACCAGATTCATAGATTTAATAGGCAATATGTTTGATACCGGAATTATGTTCATATTATGCGGAATCTTACTATTCGTTGTCGGATATAGATTAGAAAAATGGCGACGTAAACTTATTGAGCAGGCAAAAGAAAATATAGCACTTAGTGTGTAGCTCATTGTCAAAATCTAATATTAAAGAGGAGATAAAAAATGACGAGGACTCTGCGTACAAAATTGGTGATTGGGGTTGTTATTCTGCAAATGGTGTTTTTTGCAGGGTGGTATATGAGCGAAGCAGGAGCGTTTGATAAACCAGTCGCGACTATCATGGTAAAAACCGTTGCTTATGATCCTAGGGATTTGCTAAGCGGGCAATATATCCGTCTTAATTATGAGTTCACTAATGGAGGAGGCAGGTGGAATTCTGAACTTAAAAAAATGGTGAATCCTGATTGGGCAAAAAATGTAAAGGAGATACTAACGTATGACGCAAGAGTTGATACGGATAAGCAAAATATATGGGTGGTATTGCGTGAGGTTGATGGTTTTTATGAACCTAAAACGGCTTCATTTACAAAGCCAGAAAATCTTGCTGATGGTGAAGTAGTTATTATGGGGCATCCCGATAGATGGCGTATTATGTATGGAATAGAAAAATATTTTGTACCGGAAGGAACAAAAGAGCCAGACCGTAATGATACTACAGTGAGGCTTAAAATATATGAAAGCGGGAAAGTGCGTATTGATCAGGTTTTTGTAAAGGGAAAAGAATGGCCGTAGGAATAATTTGCTGACACATCATCACTCGTCTGACATAAATGGTAGCACTTGCATTTTTATAACCAATTTGAGAGTGAGAAATATTTATGACCAATATACTAATGTTCTCGGGAAGCGCGCGCCGTGAGTCATTTAATAAAAAACTTATTTCAGCCGCGGCGAAAATAGCGCGGGAAAAATCTATAAATGTTACGCTTATTGACCTAGCGGATTATCCAATGCCAATTTACGATGGTGATTTGGAGGAAGAGAAGGGGCAACCAGAAAACGCTAAAAAGCTTTATGAACTTATAAAAAATCATGATTATATACTTATCTCATCCCCCGAATATAATGGTTTGCCAACGCCACTACTCAAAAATGTTATAGATTGGGTCTCCAGAGTAGACGTAAAAGTTTATAGTGGAAAAATAGCCGCTATCATTGGCGCTTCACCCGGAGGGTTTGGTGGACTTAGAGCTCTTCCACATTTGCGCGCGTTACTTACAAACATCAATGTTGTAGTTATTCCACAACAATTAGCTGTTCCAAAAGCGCACGAGGCTTTTGATGCGGATGGTAACTTAAAAGACAAAAAACAAAAAGAAGCTTTGGAGAGCGTTATTAATAATCTTATTTCTATAAAAAGATAATTGGAGCATTGGCTTTGTATTACTCTATGAGATACATAAAAATTACCCAAATTATTCTCTCTATGTTTTTTCTCTGGCATCTTTCCGCTTGCCAATCTCCATCTACCTATTCTCCTGAACTTACCTCTGAGGAAATAAGAGCAGAAGAGATAGAACAGCAAAAAATGGTGGATGAAATAAGGGCAAGAGGTGGTTTGCCAAAATCATGGAAGAATCCAAAAAATATGCGTAGACAGTTTGAGCGTGTTGGCACTAAGATAGAAAAGGCCGGTGCGAAAATATGCAAAGAGCTTAATCTACAGCAAAATGGTTGCTACTATTATTTTAGGATGAGTCGTGGTGAGGAGATAAATTCACACGCTGATGGCAAAAATATAGTTATATATTCCGGTATGATGCGTTTTGTTGAAAATGATGATGAACTGGCGGTGGTGATGGCACATGAGTTTGTCCATAACCTGATGGGGCATGTAAGCGCACAGCAAAATAACGCTACTATCGGTCTAGTGCTCGGAACAGTACTTGACGCTGTCGCTAGCTATCAGGGTGTACCAACATTTGGTGAAATCTCAAGAGCCGGAGGTGATATAGGTGAGCTAAGTTATGGCGCTGATTTTGAACGAGAGGCTGATTATATCGGTATGTATGTAATGGCTGCCGCCGGTTATGATATAAACAAAGCGCCTTACTTCTGGCGGCGAATGTCTGTAGAGAATCCTGATGGTATTTATAATTCAACTACCCACCCGTCAAACGCTGAGAGATTTGTCGCTATGAGAAAAATAATAGACGAAATTAATCATAAACGTAGAAAACATTTACCTCTAATACCAGATTTTAGATAAATCAAATAAGGTCATCAATTCTCCAATTCATAATTATATTTATTCATTATTAATAAAAATATTGTACCAATATATATCTAATCAGCTATAAAGCTTGATTGATCTAATTAAAATATTATAGTCAAGATATTAAGTGAATTTATAGTCAGCAACAGATAATACAGGTTCTATTATGGTAGAGTTAAGACTTCCGGCTAATTCTAGAATAACAAAAGGCGAGTATCATAAAGCGGATTCAGGGACAAAAAGGGTCAAGAAATTTAACATATATCGCTGGAATCCTGAGGATACTGACGATAAGGGGAATCCAAAGAATCCACATATTGATACTTACGAGTTGGATATGGATAACTGCGCTCCGATGGTTCTGGACGCTCTGATAAAAATTAAAGATGAGGTTGACTCAACACTTACTTTCCGCCGTTCTTGTCGTGAGGGTATTTGTGGAAGCTGTGCGATGAATATAGATGGTACTAACACTCTTGCCTGTATTAAACCAATTGATGAGGTGAAGGGTGATGTGAATATTTATCCGTTACCACATATGGAAGTGGTTAAAGATCTAGTGCCAGATCTTACACATTTTTATGCTCAATATGAATCAATAAAGCCATGGCTTCAAACCAGCACGACGCAGCCATCTGGCAGTGAGCGTCTGCAATCACCAGATGATAGAGAGAAGCTCGATGGGCTTTATGAGTGCATTTTATGTGCCTGTTGCTCAACTTCTTGTCCGAGCTATTGGTGGAATTCTGACCGCTATCTTGGACCTGCTATTTTGCTGCATGCTTACCGCTGGATTATCGATAGTCGTGATGAGTTTACCGGCGAGCGTTTGGATGAGCTGGAAGATCCATTCAAGCTTTATCGCTGCCATACAATTATGAACTGTGCTAAAACTTGCCCTAAAGGGCTTAATCCAGCGAAGGCTATTGCCGAAATTAAAAAATTGCTGGTTGAACGAGTTGTTTGATCTTTAATTATGGCTGTTTATACTAAACTATCTGATATTGAGGTAAGAAACTTTATATCTTCCTATGAGGTGGGCGAGCTTGTTTCTTTCAAAGGTATAGCCGAAGGTGTTTCTAACACTAATTATTTTGTATCTGTAGATGGAAACGCTGGTAGAACGAATTATATACTTACTATATTTGAGGAAAATTTCCCCGCCGAGGATTTGCCATTTATTATGGAATTTACCGAATATTTGGCGGATAACCAAGTTCTTTGCCCACGACCTATCTATAATAAAAAATCGGAAATAATTACCTTAATAGCGGAAAAACCAGCGATATTAATAGAGTTCATGGTTGGTGGTGGCAGTACAAACATAACTACGCATCATATTGAGTTAGTCGGTAATTTGGTCGCCACACTCCACGTAAAATCTACCGGATTTAATAAAACAAGGAAGAACGCTCTCTCTCTTGCTGGTATGAAAGATATATTTTTTAAGTTCAGTAATCGGGCTGATGAGATATTTAACGGATTATCGGTAGATATTAAAAAAGAAATATCCTATCTGGAAAAAAAGTTACCACAAAATCTTCCCGCCGGAATAGTACATACCGACATTTTCCCAGATAATGTTTTCTTTATTGATGGTAATACAGAAAACCCTGAGCTTTCAGCTATTATTGATTTTTATTTTTCCTGCCATGATTTTTATATTTACGATCTTATGATAGTTATAAACGCATGGTGTTTTGATAACACCCATCGTATTTTGCCTAGCAGACTAAAGCTATTGCTGTCTTCTTATAATCAAGTGCGGAAGCTCACCGATGATGAAGAAAAAGCGATGCCAATAATGGGGCGGCTGGCGGCACTGCGTTTTTTAATTATGCGTTGTTATGATTATCTAAATCCGGTAGACAACGCTCTGGTCAACATAAAAGATCCTATGGATTATATGAAGAGGCTTTATTACTGGCGTGGCTATGATGAGAATATTCTAAAATAAAATAGTGAATTATAGAGCATGGGTTGTATGGCTAAAAAGCATGTGAAGATTTATACAGATGGAGCTTGTTCAGGAAATCCAGGTGCTGGTGGCTGGGGAGCTATATTGGTTTATGGTGATAAAGAAAAGGAAATTTCTGGTGGTGAGGATGATGCTACTAACAACCGTATGGAGCTTATGGCGGTAATTTCCGCTTTGGAGATTCTTAAAGAACCGTGCAAGGTTGATTTGTATAGTGATAGCACTTACGTGTTAAAAGGTATCAGCGAGTGGATGGAAAATTGGAAGGCAAGGGGATGGAAAACCGCCGACAAGAAACCGGTAAAAAATGTGGAATATTGGCAAAGGCTAGAAAAAGCAGTCGTCGCGCACGATATTAAGTGGCATTGGGTGAAGGGACATAATGGTCACGCTATGAACGAGCGGGCGGACACATTAGCGAGAAAAGCTATCTCATAGGAATTGAGGAAATGACGAATTGAGGAGCAAGAAGTATGACCAGCAGGTCGTACGAGCCTTCATCAATGCTCCATCCGTCTTTGCGCTTACGCGCTACGGCGAGACAAGTGCAAGGGACAGTAATCCCGCAGCGGGAGCAAAATAAAATCTCCAATAGGAAATACCGGAGGTGAAATATAAACAACTTTCAGCGGACAAAATGAGTATCATAAAAAAGAAGCCCGCTGGAATCCGGCGGGCTTAAGTTAGTCTCTAGTCACAGAAACTTATTTTTATTCATAATGGGTATAAATTATCTTCCTCTACCTATATTTGTGCCTTTAGCGTTAATTGATGTCGCCATACCAGCTATTCCTTCTTTAAGTGCTTCAGGTGATATTTGTTGAAAAACAGCCGACTCAACATTATTTCTTAAGTGTTTTTCTAAACTTTCTTCGCTTATCTGCTTCATGTTGTTTTCCCGTTGTGATATTTGCTATTTATTTAGTTATTAGACTCTTGTTCTTTTACGATGCCTTGCGCCATATTGAGAGCTATACCACGTATATGAGCCGGCTGTAATAATATCCCGTTCTCATCACGCACACCTTCAAACATTTTAAGTAGGAATGGACGGATTTTCTCCGCGACATTCATGATAATATTACCACGTGATTGAACCTCGCGCTTTATCACTTTTATCTCTGAGTTGGTGGATTGCGGCTGCTGATTGTTTGCCGCTCTGTCAACCCATGAATTTATAGCGTCGTTTGACATAATCTCCTCTTAGTTAAACCGTAAAAAATTAATTAATTAAGAAATTAATTGTGATAATAGGTTAATTTATTTAACAAAAAATTAAAAAGAATATACAATTTTATCTGACCATGTACTGCCATAAAAATGACTATAATTTTCTGATGGTTGGCTTCTCCCATATCCTCATTCTTTTCCAATCAAGATATTGGGTAAGAGCGTCTACTTGGTCATCATGCCTGCCTTTAGGGAAGGATAGCAGCTCGCTTTCAAAATCAGTAAGCCATGTCGCCCGATTTGGTAGAATAAGTTTTCCAGCCTCAATCATCGCTGAAATGGCGGCGAATCTAGTTATTTTATCTGATTTTGGTTTTATACCAATAACTGGCAGATGGCTTTCTCGCCCTATATCCTGCAATAGCTGCTGACCACTAGCTTTGTCTTCTAGCAAAATAGTGTTTGGTTGATGTTTTTCCGCTTGTTGGTAAAATAGACGTTTAAGGTCAGGATATTCAATACGCTTAACTATTGAGTCAGTTAAATAACTTCTGCCGTCTACCTCAATAAAAGTAAGACAAACACTGGCATCATTATGTTCTCCGCTTTTAATCGCCGTATCCCAGCTTTGCACTATGGACTCAATATTTTCTGGAATTTCATCATAGCGTAACAGCCAATCTTTTTTTACCATCTCACCTTCTTCTGGTTTCGGATTTTGTTGATATTGCGCCGCGAATGCTTGCGAGCCAAGCTCTATCCTTGCTCTTTCAATTAGACTAGCGTCCTCGCGTCCGTAATGTAGTAACTCACCTTCAGTAAATAGCTTCGTGACATTACCAAAATCATATTTTTTACTCCGCATACTTACCGCCGGTAGGCATAAATGTTCCCAACCGCCTTTTTCAAGTAAGTAACCGCTTAAATCATCACAGTGTAAACGCTGCATTACCAGAACTATAACCCCATTCTTTTTATCATTTAACCTTGTTGAGAAAGTGTGATCAAACCAATCATTAACTTTGCTCCTCCATATCCCGCTCATTGCTTTTGCTGGA from Rickettsiales bacterium includes these protein-coding regions:
- a CDS encoding TetR-like C-terminal domain-containing protein — its product is MARRSDHSKEEIIEMAIQAGKKIMSEDGFSNFSARAAAREIGYTVNTIHNVFEGHDNYILHINAVTLDDMREFISEHINKKDKGAKAVKKLARLYIEFAEDNYNLWSALFEFNLPQDVPLPDWYEDKIKELFEIVEAPLLPLLDNDIKLSERAAKVIWAGIHGICQLGLTGKLDTVGAESIEILTDSLIKNYINGLK
- a CDS encoding DUF2157 domain-containing protein yields the protein MASFEKKIAGFLDSAVSRKIIDRQVANNLLSFANSEDFEHKGWFSLSHAMGILGALALAFGVILIIATNWWMFSDIAKISGFITLMGSCHFTGLYLAKNGYEKVAVSLHLLGAGLFIAGIGLMAQIFNLSSQTGESFLIWAVMIAPLAVLLRSGLVALLSIFAFSLWGDTYLDYLFSYRAFPSIMAFNAAIALSSALGGVLLKKKASDIAPYLQAAGMIGLVGFLYLFGFYHNFGYSDFKVGSGALISFIAIIPAIVILAYLFISGGNNTKTDRYFLLTMLCAFFTITLAIILPVIGVNKDSYIRYISFGWTQEKYTLPLIISVFAWVSYFVFAFWGVIHGALSHDRWLLNSSVFLVGLGIFTRFIDLIGNMFDTGIMFILCGILLFVVGYRLEKWRRKLIEQAKENIALSV
- a CDS encoding GDYXXLXY domain-containing protein, whose protein sequence is MTRTLRTKLVIGVVILQMVFFAGWYMSEAGAFDKPVATIMVKTVAYDPRDLLSGQYIRLNYEFTNGGGRWNSELKKMVNPDWAKNVKEILTYDARVDTDKQNIWVVLREVDGFYEPKTASFTKPENLADGEVVIMGHPDRWRIMYGIEKYFVPEGTKEPDRNDTTVRLKIYESGKVRIDQVFVKGKEWP
- a CDS encoding NAD(P)H-dependent oxidoreductase — encoded protein: MTNILMFSGSARRESFNKKLISAAAKIAREKSINVTLIDLADYPMPIYDGDLEEEKGQPENAKKLYELIKNHDYILISSPEYNGLPTPLLKNVIDWVSRVDVKVYSGKIAAIIGASPGGFGGLRALPHLRALLTNINVVVIPQQLAVPKAHEAFDADGNLKDKKQKEALESVINNLISIKR
- a CDS encoding M48 family metallopeptidase — translated: MRYIKITQIILSMFFLWHLSACQSPSTYSPELTSEEIRAEEIEQQKMVDEIRARGGLPKSWKNPKNMRRQFERVGTKIEKAGAKICKELNLQQNGCYYYFRMSRGEEINSHADGKNIVIYSGMMRFVENDDELAVVMAHEFVHNLMGHVSAQQNNATIGLVLGTVLDAVASYQGVPTFGEISRAGGDIGELSYGADFEREADYIGMYVMAAAGYDINKAPYFWRRMSVENPDGIYNSTTHPSNAERFVAMRKIIDEINHKRRKHLPLIPDFR
- a CDS encoding succinate dehydrogenase iron-sulfur subunit, producing MVELRLPANSRITKGEYHKADSGTKRVKKFNIYRWNPEDTDDKGNPKNPHIDTYELDMDNCAPMVLDALIKIKDEVDSTLTFRRSCREGICGSCAMNIDGTNTLACIKPIDEVKGDVNIYPLPHMEVVKDLVPDLTHFYAQYESIKPWLQTSTTQPSGSERLQSPDDREKLDGLYECILCACCSTSCPSYWWNSDRYLGPAILLHAYRWIIDSRDEFTGERLDELEDPFKLYRCHTIMNCAKTCPKGLNPAKAIAEIKKLLVERVV
- a CDS encoding homoserine kinase — encoded protein: MAVYTKLSDIEVRNFISSYEVGELVSFKGIAEGVSNTNYFVSVDGNAGRTNYILTIFEENFPAEDLPFIMEFTEYLADNQVLCPRPIYNKKSEIITLIAEKPAILIEFMVGGGSTNITTHHIELVGNLVATLHVKSTGFNKTRKNALSLAGMKDIFFKFSNRADEIFNGLSVDIKKEISYLEKKLPQNLPAGIVHTDIFPDNVFFIDGNTENPELSAIIDFYFSCHDFYIYDLMIVINAWCFDNTHRILPSRLKLLLSSYNQVRKLTDDEEKAMPIMGRLAALRFLIMRCYDYLNPVDNALVNIKDPMDYMKRLYYWRGYDENILK
- the rnhA gene encoding ribonuclease HI, with amino-acid sequence MAKKHVKIYTDGACSGNPGAGGWGAILVYGDKEKEISGGEDDATNNRMELMAVISALEILKEPCKVDLYSDSTYVLKGISEWMENWKARGWKTADKKPVKNVEYWQRLEKAVVAHDIKWHWVKGHNGHAMNERADTLARKAIS
- the terL gene encoding phage terminase large subunit; protein product: MPKWYDDLLSNSFSTFIGKSLTTADPSARFLPNWHIDLIAEYLEAARNSQISRLIINMPPRSLKSICVNVAWPAWILGHNPSERIITASYASSLSVKHSIDCRNIIISDWYKRVFPKVILASDQNQKQRFMTTRKGFRLASSVGASVIGEGGNFLIIDDPISPAKAMSGIWRSKVNDWFDHTFSTRLNDKKNGVIVLVMQRLHCDDLSGYLLEKGGWEHLCLPAVSMRSKKYDFGNVTKLFTEGELLHYGREDASLIERARIELGSQAFAAQYQQNPKPEEGEMVKKDWLLRYDEIPENIESIVQSWDTAIKSGEHNDASVCLTFIEVDGRSYLTDSIVKRIEYPDLKRLFYQQAEKHQPNTILLEDKASGQQLLQDIGRESHLPVIGIKPKSDKITRFAAISAMIEAGKLILPNRATWLTDFESELLSFPKGRHDDQVDALTQYLDWKRMRIWEKPTIRKL